A window of Sphingorhabdus lacus contains these coding sequences:
- a CDS encoding sterol desaturase family protein gives MEYSLPILLSALAMTLIVGVRYLLVSGAFAWATRVRYPKLYAGLEPQMRREIGWSLASAAIYGIPAGIVAWGWDSQGWTLIYRNWADYPLWYVPVSIFLYLFAHDTWFYWTHRLMHRPWWFKKAHAVHHESRPPTAWAAMSFHPWEALTGALVIPILVFIIPIHVGAIGVVLSVMTVMGVTNHMGWELFPRFMVNGKLGNWLITATHHQKHHDAYRGNYGLYFRFWDKMCGTDLGLGDWGSSPSRRNSA, from the coding sequence ATGGAATATAGCCTCCCCATATTGCTTTCCGCGCTGGCGATGACCCTGATCGTGGGCGTTCGCTATCTTCTGGTCAGCGGGGCCTTTGCGTGGGCAACGCGGGTCAGATATCCGAAACTATACGCAGGGCTGGAACCCCAGATGCGCCGCGAAATCGGCTGGAGCCTTGCGAGCGCCGCCATTTACGGCATTCCAGCCGGCATTGTGGCATGGGGCTGGGACAGCCAGGGTTGGACGCTGATCTACCGCAATTGGGCGGACTATCCGCTCTGGTATGTGCCTGTGTCGATATTTCTCTATCTGTTTGCGCATGATACCTGGTTCTATTGGACCCACCGGCTGATGCACCGCCCATGGTGGTTTAAAAAGGCGCATGCTGTCCACCATGAAAGCCGCCCGCCGACCGCGTGGGCGGCGATGTCCTTCCACCCGTGGGAGGCGCTGACCGGCGCGCTTGTTATCCCTATTCTGGTGTTCATCATTCCCATTCATGTTGGCGCAATTGGCGTTGTGCTCTCAGTGATGACGGTTATGGGTGTAACCAACCATATGGGGTGGGAATTGTTTCCCCGATTCATGGTTAACGGGAAATTAGGGAATTGGCTGATAACAGCAACGCATCACCAGAAACATCACGATGCGTATCGGGGGAACTATGGGCTTTACTTTAGGTTTTGGGACAAAATGTGCGGCACCGATCTCGGTCTTGGGGATTGGGGCAGCAGCCCTTCTCGCCGGAACAGCGCTTAA
- a CDS encoding MipA/OmpV family protein produces the protein MPISKILATTCALFAFGLSQAAFAQAQEAESSKADAPDRGVFAGDWLTIGIGGGYGPSYEGSDDYILFPAPLAQGSVGGFDFGARGPGLYVDLVRDTNAEGNVKFLAGPLFRVRTDRNNNIKDSVVRSLGKEDVAIEVGATAGVSFSKVLNPYDSLSLSTDIQWDVAKAHRGRLISPNISYSTPLSTAIFTNLSVSATHVDGNYADTYFSIDAAGSAASGLPTFDAKGGWKSYGASLLGGVDLSGDARDGGWGVFGLVSYSKLTGDAKRSPVTSIRGDADQWFLAGGISYTF, from the coding sequence ATGCCAATTTCCAAGATACTAGCCACGACCTGTGCCCTTTTTGCCTTTGGCCTTAGCCAGGCGGCTTTCGCGCAGGCGCAGGAGGCGGAAAGTTCAAAGGCGGATGCCCCTGATCGTGGCGTTTTTGCCGGAGACTGGCTGACCATCGGTATCGGTGGTGGCTATGGCCCCAGCTACGAAGGTTCCGATGATTATATCCTGTTCCCCGCACCTCTGGCGCAAGGCAGTGTCGGCGGATTTGATTTCGGTGCGCGGGGTCCCGGCCTTTATGTCGATCTGGTGCGTGACACCAATGCCGAAGGAAATGTAAAATTCCTCGCTGGACCGCTGTTCCGGGTGCGTACCGACCGCAATAACAACATCAAGGATAGCGTTGTCCGGTCGCTGGGCAAAGAAGATGTGGCCATCGAAGTCGGCGCAACGGCGGGCGTGTCCTTTTCCAAAGTGCTCAATCCCTATGACAGCCTGTCGCTGTCCACCGATATCCAATGGGACGTCGCCAAGGCACATCGCGGCCGTTTGATCAGCCCGAACATCAGCTATTCCACGCCGCTATCCACCGCGATTTTCACCAACCTCAGCGTGTCGGCGACACATGTCGACGGCAACTACGCCGATACCTATTTCAGCATTGATGCAGCGGGCAGCGCGGCAAGCGGCCTGCCGACATTTGATGCCAAGGGTGGCTGGAAAAGCTACGGCGCATCCCTGCTTGGCGGTGTCGATCTGTCCGGGGACGCGCGCGATGGCGGCTGGGGTGTGTTCGGCCTCGTCAGCTATTCAAAGCTGACGGGTGATGCGAAACGGTCCCCCGTAACATCCATCCGCGGTGATGCGGACCAGTGGTTTCTGGCCGGCGGCATCAGCTACACATTCTGA
- a CDS encoding DUF2141 domain-containing protein, with the protein MGIGAAALLAGTALNATATTSTLDVNVHGLRSMKGNVLVCVTANPKFFPDCSKDPKSYRAKVAARDSENVSFQGLAKGTYAVALIHDENANSKMDMAVFLPKEGFGFSRNPAVVTGPPKFKAAAFAVDADEVSQRVKMKYML; encoded by the coding sequence TTGGGGATTGGGGCAGCAGCCCTTCTCGCCGGAACAGCGCTTAACGCCACCGCAACGACCTCCACATTGGATGTGAATGTGCATGGCCTGCGCAGCATGAAGGGCAATGTCCTTGTCTGCGTGACCGCCAACCCGAAATTTTTCCCCGACTGCAGCAAAGACCCCAAAAGCTATCGCGCCAAGGTAGCGGCGCGCGATTCTGAAAATGTCAGCTTTCAGGGCTTGGCCAAAGGCACCTATGCCGTCGCGCTGATCCACGACGAAAATGCCAATAGCAAAATGGACATGGCGGTCTTTCTGCCCAAAGAAGGCTTCGGCTTTTCGCGCAATCCTGCGGTCGTCACCGGCCCGCCCAAATTCAAGGCTGCTGCCTTTGCCGTGGATGCGGATGAAGTCAGCCAGCGGGTTAAAATGAAATATATGCTCTAA